Proteins encoded in a region of the Lepeophtheirus salmonis chromosome 6, UVic_Lsal_1.4, whole genome shotgun sequence genome:
- the LOC121119908 gene encoding uncharacterized protein isoform X2 codes for MRFFGSRNRTHSPILPVKSPKVPTSSSFKTNESVGQTMNKEEESGIGENSSSSPKPNEENNKLSSDKFSVIKTAPTATPPPLAQLSSSSTTSNSTASSSIPNIPSTTSSRITNSKYYSNMKRFMMWEELWQDYKFLLGFLRFFRFSDRLKLAQVCRRWREVMYQPSFWRDIQPVLHYRTIRHWKDPEENENKEEELPDEVDGLKKRYFGSLKSRGFDSFVLLNANDADVFDFIQNFPHGAKFIHCLTLRCCNLSDRGLEALIEFLQGLYRLEVVGCNEITEQGLWSSLHPRLVSLTINDCINVADECICAVTQLLPSLYEFNLQAYHVTDSALSYFSPKQTNTLSILRLQSCWEITNHGVVNIVHTLPNITVLSLSGCSKLTDDGIELIAENLRKLRSLDVSWCPRVTDAALEYIACDLNHLEELTLDRCVHITDIGIGYISTMLALHTLFLRWCTQIRDFGLQHICGMRSIQILSLAGCPLLSSSGLSNLIQLRHLQELELNNCPGATTELVEYLRQNIPKCLVLV; via the exons ATGAGATTTTTTGGTTCAAGAAATCGGACGCATTCTCCTATTTTACCTGTCAAATCACCCAAAGTACCAACATCATCATCCTTTAAAACGAATGAGTCGGTTGGACAGACTATGAATAAAGAGGAGGAGTCTGGGATTGGAGAGAACTCATCTTCTTCCCCCAAACCCAATGAGGAGAACAATAAGTTATCTTCTGATAAGTTTAGTGTTATTAAAACAGCACCAACCGCTACCCCTCCTCCGCTGGCAcaactttcttcttcttctacaaCTTCAAATTCAACTGCATCGTCATCCATACCCAATATACCCTCTACCACTTCTTCCaggattaccaattccaaatattattcaaacatGAAACG CTTTATGATGTGGGAGGAACTCTGGCAGGACTATAAATTCCTTTTGGGATTTCTTCGATTTTTCCGCTTTTCGGATCGACTAAAACTAGCTCAAGTTTGCCGTAGATGGAGGGAAGTCATGTATCAGCCCTCATTTTGGAGAGACATTCAGCCTGTTCTTCACTATCGTACTATACGCCATTGGAAGGATCctgaagaaaatgagaataaGGAAGAGGAACTTCCGGACGAAGTGGATGGCCTTAAAAAGAGATACTTTGGGAGTCTCAAATCGCGAGGATTTGACTCTTTTGTACTCTTGAATGCAAATGATGCAGATGTTTTTGACTTCATTCAGAATTTTCCTCATGGAGCTAAATTTATCCACTGTTTGACCTTAAGATGTTGTAATCTTTCTGATCGTGGACTTGAGGCTCTCATTGAATTCTTGCAAGGACTTTATCGACTAGAAGTAGTCGGGTGTAACGAGATAACAGAACAGGGCTTATGGTCAAGTCTACATCCTCGACTTGTGAGTTTGACTATCAATGATTGCATCAACGTCGCTGATGAATGCATATGTGCTGTAACTCAGCTTTTACCCTCCCTCTATGAGTTCAATCTTCAGGCTTATCATGTTACAGATTCTGCGTTGAGCTATTTTAGTCCCAAACAAACCAACACTCTTAGTATTCTTAGACTACAATCATGTTGGGAAATTACCAATCATGGTGTCGTAAATATTG TTCATACGTTACCCAATATTACTGTCTTATCCCTGTCTGGGTGTTCTAAATTAACGGATGATGGCATTGAATTAATTGCAGAGAATTTACGAAAATTACGATCTCTGGATGTATCGTGGTGTCCTCGTGTTACAGATGCTGCTTTAGAATATATCGCTTGCGATCTCAATCATTTAGAGGAATTAACTTTGGACAG ATGTGTCCATATCACAGACATTGGAATTGGTTATATATCTACCATGCTGGCCCTTCATACTCTTTTCCTCAGATGGTGTACTCAAATAAGAGATTTTGGACTACAGCACATATGCGGGATGAGAAGCATACAAATTCTGTCTTTAGCTG gCTGTCCACTTTTATCCTCAAGTGGTCTATCCAACTTGATACAGCTACGTCATCTTCAAGAGCTGGAGCTTAATAATTGCCCAGGAGCTACTACTGAATTAGTGGAGTATCTGCGTCAGAATATACCAAAATGTCTTGTCCTTGTTTAA
- the LOC121119908 gene encoding uncharacterized protein isoform X1, whose translation MNNSNVSPGVVERASREISRRIQSLGFNSKRSKSTSSSDDVLNGNDGSSSEHLGEGGSSTEDSTAAIAKGSVMDKVNHVFSSNYEMGNANNKEKDSSGINIPKGAVANGRAKFEAGNNQSQVGIKPSPEKPMRFFGSRNRTHSPILPVKSPKVPTSSSFKTNESVGQTMNKEEESGIGENSSSSPKPNEENNKLSSDKFSVIKTAPTATPPPLAQLSSSSTTSNSTASSSIPNIPSTTSSRITNSKYYSNMKRFMMWEELWQDYKFLLGFLRFFRFSDRLKLAQVCRRWREVMYQPSFWRDIQPVLHYRTIRHWKDPEENENKEEELPDEVDGLKKRYFGSLKSRGFDSFVLLNANDADVFDFIQNFPHGAKFIHCLTLRCCNLSDRGLEALIEFLQGLYRLEVVGCNEITEQGLWSSLHPRLVSLTINDCINVADECICAVTQLLPSLYEFNLQAYHVTDSALSYFSPKQTNTLSILRLQSCWEITNHGVVNIVHTLPNITVLSLSGCSKLTDDGIELIAENLRKLRSLDVSWCPRVTDAALEYIACDLNHLEELTLDRCVHITDIGIGYISTMLALHTLFLRWCTQIRDFGLQHICGMRSIQILSLAGCPLLSSSGLSNLIQLRHLQELELNNCPGATTELVEYLRQNIPKCLVLV comes from the exons ATGAACAATAGTAATGTGAGTCCTGGAGTTGTTGAGCGAGCATCAAGGGAGATTTCTCGTCGGATACAAAGTCTaggttttaattcaaaaaggtCTAAGTCAACTTCTTCATCCGACGACGTTTTAAATGGTAATGACGGTTCGTCGTCGGAACACCTTGGCGAAGGAGGATCATCAACAGAGGATTCTACAGCAGCTATTGCCAAAGGAAGCGTTATGGATAAAGTGAATCACGTTTTTTCGAGTAATTACGAAATGGGAAATGCaaacaataaagaaaaggaTTCCTCTGGAATTAATATTCCGAAAG GAGCAGTGGCCAATGGTAGAGCAAAGTTTGAAGCAGGTAACAATCAATCCCAGGTTGGTATAAAACCCAGTCCTGAGAAGCCCATGAGATTTTTTGGTTCAAGAAATCGGACGCATTCTCCTATTTTACCTGTCAAATCACCCAAAGTACCAACATCATCATCCTTTAAAACGAATGAGTCGGTTGGACAGACTATGAATAAAGAGGAGGAGTCTGGGATTGGAGAGAACTCATCTTCTTCCCCCAAACCCAATGAGGAGAACAATAAGTTATCTTCTGATAAGTTTAGTGTTATTAAAACAGCACCAACCGCTACCCCTCCTCCGCTGGCAcaactttcttcttcttctacaaCTTCAAATTCAACTGCATCGTCATCCATACCCAATATACCCTCTACCACTTCTTCCaggattaccaattccaaatattattcaaacatGAAACG CTTTATGATGTGGGAGGAACTCTGGCAGGACTATAAATTCCTTTTGGGATTTCTTCGATTTTTCCGCTTTTCGGATCGACTAAAACTAGCTCAAGTTTGCCGTAGATGGAGGGAAGTCATGTATCAGCCCTCATTTTGGAGAGACATTCAGCCTGTTCTTCACTATCGTACTATACGCCATTGGAAGGATCctgaagaaaatgagaataaGGAAGAGGAACTTCCGGACGAAGTGGATGGCCTTAAAAAGAGATACTTTGGGAGTCTCAAATCGCGAGGATTTGACTCTTTTGTACTCTTGAATGCAAATGATGCAGATGTTTTTGACTTCATTCAGAATTTTCCTCATGGAGCTAAATTTATCCACTGTTTGACCTTAAGATGTTGTAATCTTTCTGATCGTGGACTTGAGGCTCTCATTGAATTCTTGCAAGGACTTTATCGACTAGAAGTAGTCGGGTGTAACGAGATAACAGAACAGGGCTTATGGTCAAGTCTACATCCTCGACTTGTGAGTTTGACTATCAATGATTGCATCAACGTCGCTGATGAATGCATATGTGCTGTAACTCAGCTTTTACCCTCCCTCTATGAGTTCAATCTTCAGGCTTATCATGTTACAGATTCTGCGTTGAGCTATTTTAGTCCCAAACAAACCAACACTCTTAGTATTCTTAGACTACAATCATGTTGGGAAATTACCAATCATGGTGTCGTAAATATTG TTCATACGTTACCCAATATTACTGTCTTATCCCTGTCTGGGTGTTCTAAATTAACGGATGATGGCATTGAATTAATTGCAGAGAATTTACGAAAATTACGATCTCTGGATGTATCGTGGTGTCCTCGTGTTACAGATGCTGCTTTAGAATATATCGCTTGCGATCTCAATCATTTAGAGGAATTAACTTTGGACAG ATGTGTCCATATCACAGACATTGGAATTGGTTATATATCTACCATGCTGGCCCTTCATACTCTTTTCCTCAGATGGTGTACTCAAATAAGAGATTTTGGACTACAGCACATATGCGGGATGAGAAGCATACAAATTCTGTCTTTAGCTG gCTGTCCACTTTTATCCTCAAGTGGTCTATCCAACTTGATACAGCTACGTCATCTTCAAGAGCTGGAGCTTAATAATTGCCCAGGAGCTACTACTGAATTAGTGGAGTATCTGCGTCAGAATATACCAAAATGTCTTGTCCTTGTTTAA